In a single window of the Olivibacter sp. SDN3 genome:
- a CDS encoding ribonucleoside-diphosphate reductase subunit alpha, with translation MFVIKRDGRSESVKFDKITARIEKLCYGLNPDLVDAIDVARKVIEGLYDGVTTSELDNLAAETAASLTTKHPDYALLASRIAVSNLHKNTVKSFSETMTLLYNYIDPKTAKPAPLVADDVYEVIQANAELLDSQIIYDRDFSFDYFGFKTLEKSYLLKLNGKIAERPQHLFMRVAVGIHKHDIDSVIKTYDLLSERWFTHATPTLFNAGTPKPQMSSCFLLTMKDDSIEGIYDTLKQTAKISQSAGGIGLSIHNVRATGAYISGTNGTSNGIIPMLRVFNDTARYVDQGGGKRKGAFAVYLEPWHADVYDFIDLRKNHGKEELRARDLFLALWVSDLFMKRVEANADWSLFSPDEAPGLAECHGEVFEKLYEQYENEGRARKIVKAQDLWFAILDAQIETGTPYLLYKDAANGKSNQQNLGTIKSSNLCTEIIEYTSPDEVAVCNLASLALPRYVENGEFDHKKLYDITYQVTINLNRIIDNNYYPVDEAKNSNLRHRPVGLGVQGLADTFILMRMPFESDEAKQLNKEIFETIYFAAMTASKDLAVQEGYYESFKGSPLSEGKFQFDLWNVKPDSGRWDWEALRKDIKKHGVRNSLLVAPMPTASTSQILGNNECFEPYTSNIYTRRVLSGEFVIVNKHLLRDLVELGLWNNDMKNRIIAANGSIQDIQEVPADIKALYKTVWEIKMRNIIDMAADRGAYICQSQSLNLFVNAPNTAKLTSMHFYAWRKGLKTGMYYLRTQAATQAVKFTVENQAGKNMEPVIPAKIKSVADDIPTGEVCTMEEGCISCGS, from the coding sequence ATGTTCGTAATTAAACGTGATGGACGTTCAGAGTCCGTAAAATTTGATAAAATAACGGCTCGTATAGAAAAGTTGTGTTACGGTTTAAATCCGGATCTTGTAGATGCAATAGATGTTGCCCGAAAAGTAATAGAAGGATTATACGATGGTGTAACCACATCAGAGTTGGATAACCTTGCGGCGGAAACAGCAGCATCACTTACAACCAAACATCCAGATTATGCTTTGTTAGCTTCTCGTATTGCGGTTTCAAATTTGCATAAAAATACAGTTAAGTCTTTTTCTGAAACAATGACTTTATTGTATAACTATATCGACCCTAAAACAGCTAAGCCTGCTCCATTGGTAGCAGATGATGTATATGAGGTCATCCAAGCAAATGCAGAGCTATTGGATAGCCAAATTATATACGACCGGGATTTCAGTTTTGATTACTTTGGTTTCAAAACACTTGAAAAATCATATCTGCTGAAGCTTAATGGTAAAATCGCTGAGCGTCCACAGCATTTATTTATGCGCGTAGCGGTTGGGATTCATAAGCACGATATCGACAGTGTTATAAAAACTTACGATTTGCTTAGCGAACGTTGGTTTACACATGCAACCCCTACGTTATTTAATGCCGGTACGCCAAAACCCCAGATGTCGTCTTGCTTTCTACTCACTATGAAGGATGACAGCATTGAAGGCATTTACGACACCTTGAAGCAAACGGCAAAAATTTCCCAAAGTGCTGGAGGAATAGGGCTTAGTATACACAATGTACGGGCGACAGGAGCCTATATCAGCGGCACAAATGGTACGAGTAATGGTATTATCCCGATGTTAAGGGTGTTTAATGACACGGCGCGTTATGTTGATCAGGGAGGGGGAAAGCGCAAAGGGGCTTTTGCGGTTTATTTAGAACCCTGGCATGCCGATGTATATGATTTTATTGATCTGCGAAAGAATCATGGAAAAGAAGAGTTACGAGCACGGGACTTATTCCTGGCATTGTGGGTGTCCGACTTATTCATGAAGAGGGTAGAAGCGAATGCCGATTGGAGTCTGTTTTCTCCTGACGAAGCGCCGGGCCTAGCTGAGTGTCATGGAGAAGTTTTTGAAAAGTTATACGAACAATACGAAAACGAAGGAAGGGCTAGGAAAATAGTTAAGGCTCAAGATTTATGGTTTGCCATTTTAGATGCGCAGATTGAAACGGGTACTCCCTATCTGTTGTACAAAGACGCGGCGAATGGTAAGTCTAATCAACAGAACTTGGGAACGATTAAGAGTTCGAACCTATGTACTGAAATCATTGAGTATACTTCTCCTGATGAAGTAGCAGTATGTAATCTCGCTTCTTTAGCGTTGCCTCGATATGTAGAAAATGGTGAATTTGATCATAAAAAATTATACGATATTACTTATCAAGTAACCATTAATCTTAATCGTATTATTGATAATAACTATTATCCAGTGGACGAAGCGAAGAATTCAAACCTTCGCCACCGACCTGTAGGTTTAGGTGTACAGGGATTAGCAGATACTTTTATTCTCATGCGTATGCCGTTTGAGAGTGATGAAGCGAAGCAATTAAATAAGGAAATTTTTGAAACCATTTATTTTGCCGCCATGACTGCATCGAAAGACTTGGCAGTTCAAGAGGGCTATTATGAGAGTTTCAAAGGATCGCCTTTATCGGAAGGTAAATTCCAGTTTGATCTTTGGAACGTTAAGCCGGATAGCGGTCGATGGGATTGGGAAGCTTTGCGGAAAGACATCAAAAAGCATGGTGTTCGTAATTCTTTATTAGTCGCACCTATGCCTACTGCTTCTACATCGCAAATCCTGGGCAATAACGAATGTTTTGAGCCATATACGTCTAATATTTACACAAGAAGGGTGCTTAGCGGAGAATTTGTTATTGTTAACAAGCATTTATTACGCGATCTTGTTGAACTTGGTTTATGGAATAATGATATGAAGAACAGAATTATAGCTGCAAATGGTTCTATCCAAGATATACAAGAAGTTCCGGCAGATATTAAAGCGCTATATAAGACTGTTTGGGAAATTAAAATGCGTAATATTATTGATATGGCCGCCGACAGAGGGGCTTATATTTGCCAGTCGCAATCGCTCAATTTATTTGTGAATGCACCTAATACAGCGAAGCTTACGTCTATGCATTTTTATGCCTGGAGGAAGGGGCTTAAAACAGGTATGTATTATTTACGTACACAAGCAGCAACTCAGGCAGTCAAATTTACGGTGGAGAATCAGGCTGGTAAGAATATGGAACCTGTTATTCCTGCTAAAATTAAATCTGTAGCCGATGATATTCCAACTGGTGAGGTATGTACTATGGAAGAAGGTTGCATATCTTGTGGTTCGTAG
- a CDS encoding ribonucleoside-diphosphate reductase small subunit: MSEENEVLLRENKDRFVILPINYPAIWEMYKKHEASFWTAEEIDLSGDLKDWASLNDGERHFISHVLAFFAASDGIVNENLAINFMSEVQLPEARSFYGFQIAMENIHSETYALLIDTYIKDPVEKDRLFHAIETVPCVKKKAEWALRWIENGTFAERLVAFAAVEGIFFSGSFCSIFWLKKRGLMPGLTFSNELISRDEGLHCEFACLLYSMLDSKLSKERVQEIIVDAVEIEKEFITEALPVKLIGMNADLMKQYIEFVADRWLAELGNDKYYHAANPFDFMELISLQGKTNFFEKRVGDYQKSGVTGEKGKASFSLDEDF, encoded by the coding sequence ATGAGTGAAGAAAACGAAGTATTGTTAAGAGAGAATAAAGACCGATTTGTTATCCTTCCCATAAACTATCCTGCTATTTGGGAAATGTACAAAAAGCATGAGGCAAGTTTCTGGACGGCGGAAGAGATAGATCTGTCAGGGGATCTAAAAGACTGGGCGAGTTTAAACGATGGCGAGCGACATTTTATTTCTCATGTGTTGGCTTTTTTTGCCGCCAGCGATGGTATTGTAAATGAAAATTTAGCTATTAATTTCATGAGTGAAGTTCAATTACCAGAAGCTAGGAGCTTTTATGGGTTTCAGATTGCAATGGAAAATATTCACTCTGAGACATATGCTTTGCTTATAGATACTTATATAAAAGATCCAGTAGAAAAGGATAGACTTTTCCACGCAATTGAAACGGTACCTTGTGTTAAAAAGAAGGCAGAATGGGCTCTTCGTTGGATTGAAAATGGAACGTTTGCCGAACGTTTAGTCGCTTTTGCCGCCGTTGAAGGTATTTTCTTTTCAGGTAGTTTTTGCTCTATTTTTTGGCTTAAAAAAAGAGGTTTAATGCCTGGGTTGACATTTAGCAATGAATTGATATCAAGGGATGAAGGCTTGCATTGCGAATTTGCGTGCTTACTATATAGCATGTTGGATAGTAAATTATCGAAAGAAAGAGTACAAGAAATTATTGTAGATGCTGTTGAAATAGAAAAAGAGTTTATTACTGAGGCATTGCCGGTAAAACTGATCGGAATGAACGCCGATCTCATGAAACAGTATATTGAATTTGTAGCTGATCGGTGGTTAGCGGAACTGGGGAATGATAAATATTATCACGCGGCTAACCCATTCGACTTTATGGAACTGATTTCTCTTCAAGGAAAGACCAATTTTTTTGAAAAACGGGTGGGCGATTACCAGAAAAGTGGCGTTACCGGAGAAAAGGGCAAAGCGAGTTTTTCTTTAGACGAGGATTTTTAA
- a CDS encoding DNA mismatch repair protein MutS: protein MQQSIITRYQEKIQETKQQIKHLENVINRYSIGRLVLIVVGGGALFQIVQYENVWWTLVVILLVLLMFFLLVARQSKLTKSREDLLDDNAVVQNELDLIANKKGLYDMGVKFEQDQHPYSGDLDIFGNQSLYHKINRSATPLGESTLASWLSTAATVEVIKKRQEAIKELANDIEWCQHFQARLLFNLKKGQDYKSILANYLHKPIYNIGNRWLKGYVSYCPYLIGLCIAASFFVSLMAQVVITLIIINILLAMGFASKVSLIAGGIGKTGSVLQKFGRAFQCVEDRQWESMLIKEMRLAKNGTVHEPKFSESIAELGNIINRLDARLNVMIGTVLNGLFLWDFKQVDAINVWRLNHGSKVISAFDDVAQLEALMSLAVLYVNHERWTWPVILTGEKQHLVLKGMGHPLISSSSVVTNDYNPGGHRIALITGSNMAGKSTFLRTVGINMVLAFCGGPVYAEFCELTVMHVITYMRIKDSLKESTSTFKAELNRLEMVLKVTAREVHTFFLIDEMLRGTNSVDKYLGSKAVIETLIQRGAVGMVATHDLQLAALEEAHNGYLKNFHFDIQVVDGEMLFDYKLKEGACNIFNASILLKKIGLQIDV, encoded by the coding sequence ATGCAACAATCTATAATTACCCGTTATCAGGAGAAGATACAGGAAACCAAACAGCAGATAAAACACCTTGAAAATGTAATTAACCGATATTCCATCGGCCGATTAGTATTGATTGTGGTGGGGGGGGGTGCTCTATTCCAAATTGTTCAATATGAAAATGTATGGTGGACATTAGTCGTGATTTTGCTGGTGTTATTGATGTTTTTTTTACTAGTTGCCAGGCAAAGCAAATTAACAAAAAGTCGTGAAGATCTGTTGGATGACAACGCCGTTGTTCAAAATGAATTGGACTTGATAGCTAATAAGAAGGGCTTATACGATATGGGTGTAAAGTTTGAACAGGATCAACACCCATATAGCGGTGATTTGGATATTTTTGGTAACCAATCGCTTTACCACAAAATAAACAGAAGTGCGACACCTTTGGGAGAGTCTACATTGGCTTCATGGCTTTCCACGGCCGCAACGGTAGAAGTGATAAAGAAAAGGCAGGAGGCGATAAAGGAGCTGGCAAATGATATTGAATGGTGCCAGCATTTTCAGGCAAGATTACTCTTTAATCTTAAGAAAGGACAGGACTATAAAAGCATTCTTGCCAATTATCTCCATAAGCCGATTTATAATATCGGCAATCGTTGGCTCAAGGGTTACGTTAGCTATTGTCCTTACTTAATCGGGCTATGTATAGCCGCGTCATTTTTCGTGAGCTTGATGGCTCAGGTTGTTATAACATTAATAATTATAAATATCCTTTTAGCAATGGGATTTGCCTCCAAAGTAAGTCTGATTGCAGGAGGTATAGGGAAAACTGGCAGCGTGTTGCAGAAATTTGGACGAGCTTTTCAATGCGTAGAAGACCGGCAGTGGGAAAGTATGCTGATTAAAGAAATGAGGTTGGCAAAAAATGGAACTGTGCATGAGCCGAAGTTTTCCGAATCGATTGCTGAGTTAGGGAATATCATTAATCGGCTCGACGCACGTTTGAATGTGATGATAGGAACGGTATTAAATGGCTTGTTCTTATGGGATTTTAAACAGGTTGATGCGATCAATGTATGGAGACTAAATCATGGTAGCAAAGTAATTTCTGCTTTTGATGATGTGGCCCAGCTAGAAGCTTTGATGAGCTTGGCGGTTTTATATGTCAATCACGAGCGTTGGACTTGGCCAGTTATCCTTACGGGTGAGAAACAACACTTAGTGCTAAAGGGGATGGGGCATCCATTAATTTCGTCGTCGTCGGTTGTGACCAATGATTATAATCCAGGCGGTCACAGAATTGCTTTAATTACCGGGTCGAACATGGCGGGTAAAAGTACTTTCCTGCGAACGGTGGGAATCAATATGGTCCTAGCGTTTTGTGGAGGACCGGTTTACGCTGAGTTTTGTGAGCTGACTGTAATGCATGTAATTACCTATATGCGGATAAAAGATTCGTTAAAGGAGAGTACTTCAACTTTTAAGGCAGAACTAAACCGGTTGGAAATGGTTCTTAAAGTGACGGCAAGAGAAGTGCATACCTTCTTTTTAATAGATGAGATGTTGAGAGGTACAAACTCCGTAGATAAGTATTTAGGCTCAAAAGCAGTGATCGAAACACTTATACAGCGCGGAGCGGTGGGCATGGTGGCTACCCATGATCTGCAACTTGCGGCATTAGAGGAAGCCCATAACGGATATTTGAAAAACTTTCATTTTGATATACAGGTTGTTGACGGAGAAATGCTTTTTGATTATAAATTAAAAGAAGGAGCCTGTAATATATTTAATGCTTCTATCTTACTCAAAAAAATCGGACTCCAGATAGACGTCTAA
- a CDS encoding DUF3078 domain-containing protein, whose protein sequence is MKKILLINFFVLCLGFFVKAQDETADSIWSMHGRDEAADSTWKIHGENTFLINQSSFTNWAAGGVNALSGNILLNYDFNYKKEKWSWDNKVIAGFGLTRQEETGWRKNDDRIILNSLLGYQAAPKWLYTFFMNFNTQFTDGFNYDGDNPRQKISTAFAPAYLSFGPGFAYKESDNFRFNLSPAAPRFVFVLDDSLSNRGAFGVDPGKKTRFEFGASFDAYYRADIMENVGIENILRLYSNYLEDPQNVDVDYTLNVFMKVNRFISVNAGVQMIYDDNTELVKDDGREGPGLQLKQIFGAGFTYKF, encoded by the coding sequence ATGAAAAAGATTCTACTTATTAATTTTTTTGTGCTTTGCTTAGGTTTTTTTGTTAAAGCACAGGACGAAACTGCTGATTCTATTTGGAGCATGCATGGTCGAGATGAAGCTGCTGATTCTACCTGGAAGATACATGGTGAAAATACTTTTCTAATTAATCAAAGTTCGTTTACTAACTGGGCAGCTGGAGGGGTTAATGCACTTTCAGGTAATATACTGTTGAATTACGATTTTAATTACAAAAAAGAAAAATGGAGTTGGGATAACAAAGTTATCGCTGGGTTTGGACTAACTAGACAAGAGGAAACAGGGTGGCGTAAAAATGATGATAGGATAATATTAAATAGCTTATTGGGCTATCAGGCTGCACCTAAATGGTTGTACACTTTTTTCATGAACTTTAACACACAATTTACTGATGGGTTCAACTACGATGGAGACAATCCTAGACAGAAGATCTCTACAGCATTTGCGCCGGCCTACCTGAGTTTCGGACCTGGTTTTGCTTATAAGGAATCTGATAATTTCCGTTTTAATCTTTCTCCTGCCGCGCCTAGGTTTGTATTTGTGTTAGACGATTCTTTATCTAATCGAGGTGCATTCGGAGTTGATCCGGGAAAGAAAACCCGTTTTGAATTTGGTGCTTCTTTTGATGCCTATTACCGAGCAGATATTATGGAAAATGTAGGCATAGAAAATATTCTCCGTTTGTATTCCAACTATTTGGAAGATCCCCAGAATGTAGATGTGGATTATACCCTGAATGTTTTCATGAAAGTAAATCGTTTCATCTCGGTCAATGCTGGTGTGCAGATGATTTACGACGATAATACCGAACTGGTAAAGGATGATGGAAGAGAGGGACCAGGCTTGCAACTTAAACAGATTTTTGGAGCCGGGTTTACTTATAAATTTTAG
- the rlmH gene encoding 23S rRNA (pseudouridine(1915)-N(3))-methyltransferase RlmH: MKITLLCVGKTDEAYLSTGIEKYVKRLKHYINFHFAIIPDVKNTKGLTKDQQKLKEAKMIVKHIQPTDTLILLDEQGKSFRSTEFAQFLDKKMINSTQNLVFVIGGPYGFDTLLNQYTTQKLSLSKMTFSHQMVRLFFIEQLYRALSILKGEPYHHE, translated from the coding sequence ATGAAAATAACACTCCTTTGTGTAGGAAAAACAGACGAAGCCTATCTCAGTACTGGTATAGAAAAATATGTTAAAAGACTCAAACACTACATTAACTTCCATTTTGCTATTATCCCTGATGTAAAAAACACGAAAGGCCTAACAAAAGACCAACAGAAACTTAAAGAGGCAAAAATGATTGTCAAACACATTCAGCCGACGGATACGCTTATCCTTCTAGATGAACAAGGGAAAAGTTTCCGTTCAACAGAATTTGCTCAGTTTCTTGACAAAAAAATGATAAATAGCACTCAAAATTTAGTTTTTGTTATAGGAGGGCCTTATGGTTTTGACACATTATTAAATCAGTACACTACACAGAAGCTTTCCCTCTCGAAAATGACTTTTTCCCATCAAATGGTTCGGCTATTTTTTATTGAGCAGCTATATAGAGCCCTGAGTATTCTAAAAGGCGAACCTTATCATCATGAATAA
- a CDS encoding DUF5606 domain-containing protein: MNLRGIVSVTGKPGLFKLVGQNKSGFILESLDEKKIKTVVNISTAKMASLEDITIFGDDGDIRLLDILEKMKAVSSLPDVKKDKGERLRAFFREVAPAHDEERVYTSDIKKIISWYGILKGFPLFEEAAPTPIGEETKET, translated from the coding sequence ATGAATTTAAGAGGAATAGTGTCCGTTACAGGAAAACCGGGATTGTTTAAATTGGTTGGACAAAATAAATCGGGATTTATTTTAGAAAGCCTTGATGAAAAGAAAATAAAGACTGTTGTCAATATATCGACCGCTAAAATGGCCTCGTTGGAAGATATTACGATTTTTGGTGACGATGGTGATATTAGGCTTTTGGATATACTAGAAAAAATGAAGGCAGTTTCATCCCTGCCAGACGTTAAAAAGGATAAGGGAGAAAGGCTGCGAGCGTTTTTTAGAGAAGTAGCACCAGCGCATGATGAAGAACGCGTTTATACCTCTGATATTAAAAAAATTATCAGTTGGTACGGAATTTTAAAAGGATTTCCTTTATTTGAAGAGGCCGCTCCTACACCTATTGGCGAAGAAACAAAAGAAACCTAA
- a CDS encoding peptidylprolyl isomerase, which translates to MSKAVIKTEKGDMTVQFYDKDTPGHVANFIKLSKSGFYNGTVFHRVIPDFVIQGGDPTGTGAGGPGYAIDCELDGDNQYHDRGVLSMAHRGRNTGGSQFFICHSRNNTAHLDRHHTCFGKVVENLEVIDNIKQGDKILSIEIVEE; encoded by the coding sequence ATGAGCAAAGCAGTTATAAAAACAGAAAAGGGTGATATGACCGTGCAGTTTTATGATAAGGATACACCTGGGCACGTCGCTAATTTTATAAAACTTTCAAAATCGGGTTTTTACAATGGTACGGTGTTTCATCGTGTTATACCTGATTTTGTAATACAGGGAGGAGATCCCACGGGTACCGGTGCTGGTGGACCTGGCTACGCTATTGATTGTGAATTAGATGGAGATAATCAGTATCATGACCGAGGCGTGCTATCGATGGCTCATAGAGGCAGGAATACAGGAGGATCACAATTTTTTATTTGCCATAGCCGTAACAATACTGCCCACCTTGACCGACATCATACCTGCTTCGGCAAAGTTGTTGAAAACCTAGAAGTAATTGACAACATCAAGCAGGGCGATAAGATTCTGAGTATAGAGATTGTAGAAGAATAA
- a CDS encoding putative porin, with product MIKQLRNLLVLLFLCAISTSSFGQEEEEWGADLDSLRQAEEAQQDSIIYNASYIRYTTLDLLKQGTFTVPIDTTLKGFQYYNPQNQPRNPSINNGNYGLATRDLLFNPSTDIGFRTGFRAMERYLLKPDSVRYYRARAPYSELYFVTGDQVFSAKIGQNIKPNWSFGANFDASLARGFYQNQRYNDIQPAVYTWYESPNNRYNLVSNLVFNTLIATENGSVVQDDLFINPPENPNPEAQQVRLRQQREERPRNTWTDHSFFLRQSMFIGRLDTLNRGTQEQQILPTIAVAHSLKLNRQKFKFYKNEEDANGAFPFSESSLTRDSSVLTTISNDFTYSFSLRGKSNSLIKNEVKLDVGIQHDLFFFKQGRDTLGLNDSETATDMSFQNITLKGGLRYRFSDRVDILGDLKQIIVGRNFGDFHYGAQANVLYSNTVGRLVLAGYFQNQTPEHVYESVNYTYHKWDNELSKIKTTNLSATYENPRFRFSAKAEYFLVNNYTYFKEIDNENYDPNLFRQIEAAQLESPINVLKFTLGKDFTFFGKWHFDNYVVYQKSDFNNVLLTPELYTWHSFYYNTNVVKVINLNAGFDVRFNTPFVAPSYAINIGQFYLPYYDGTDVQPIEFSTYPIVDVWVTATLKRTNFFLRYDYANQGLFSKGYYTVRRYPMAPASLRFGLSWKFYD from the coding sequence ATGATCAAGCAGTTGCGAAACCTTTTGGTGCTTTTATTTTTATGCGCTATTAGTACTTCCTCATTCGGACAGGAGGAGGAAGAATGGGGAGCTGATTTGGATTCTTTACGACAGGCAGAAGAAGCGCAGCAGGACTCTATTATCTATAACGCATCTTATATCCGTTATACTACACTCGACCTTCTAAAGCAGGGGACATTTACAGTGCCTATTGATACGACGCTTAAAGGTTTTCAATACTATAATCCACAGAATCAGCCCCGTAACCCGAGTATTAATAATGGAAACTACGGGTTGGCTACGCGAGATTTGTTATTCAATCCTTCTACGGATATAGGGTTTAGGACTGGTTTCAGAGCAATGGAACGATACCTTTTAAAACCTGATTCAGTTAGATATTATCGAGCCAGAGCGCCCTATTCTGAATTATATTTCGTGACCGGTGATCAGGTATTTAGTGCAAAAATTGGCCAGAATATTAAACCTAATTGGAGTTTTGGAGCTAATTTTGATGCCTCCTTAGCTAGAGGTTTTTACCAAAATCAGCGGTATAATGACATACAACCAGCTGTATATACGTGGTATGAGTCACCAAACAACCGATATAATTTGGTTTCTAATTTAGTGTTTAATACGCTTATTGCGACAGAAAATGGTTCGGTTGTTCAGGATGATTTATTTATAAATCCGCCCGAAAATCCAAATCCAGAAGCTCAACAAGTTCGATTACGCCAACAACGGGAAGAACGACCTCGCAATACCTGGACAGATCATTCTTTCTTTTTAAGACAAAGCATGTTTATTGGTCGATTAGATACACTCAATAGAGGAACCCAAGAGCAGCAGATACTTCCAACGATTGCGGTAGCACATAGTTTAAAGTTAAATCGTCAAAAATTCAAATTTTATAAAAATGAAGAGGATGCTAATGGCGCTTTCCCATTTAGTGAATCTTCTCTTACTCGCGATTCTAGTGTTCTAACGACTATTTCCAACGATTTCACCTATAGTTTCTCTTTGAGAGGAAAGTCGAACTCTTTAATAAAAAATGAAGTTAAATTAGATGTAGGCATACAGCATGACCTCTTTTTCTTCAAGCAGGGACGGGATACATTAGGATTAAATGATAGTGAAACGGCTACTGACATGTCTTTTCAAAACATCACTTTAAAAGGAGGTTTGCGTTATAGGTTTAGTGATCGAGTAGATATATTGGGTGATTTAAAGCAAATTATTGTTGGTAGGAATTTTGGTGATTTCCACTATGGTGCTCAAGCGAATGTACTGTATAGCAATACTGTTGGACGATTGGTGTTAGCTGGCTATTTTCAAAACCAGACACCTGAGCATGTCTATGAGTCTGTGAACTACACGTATCATAAGTGGGATAACGAGTTAAGTAAAATAAAAACTACTAATTTATCTGCAACTTACGAAAACCCCCGATTTAGATTTTCAGCGAAAGCGGAATATTTTCTGGTAAATAATTACACTTATTTTAAGGAGATCGATAACGAAAACTATGACCCCAACCTTTTTAGGCAGATCGAGGCCGCTCAGCTGGAAAGTCCGATAAATGTGCTTAAATTTACATTAGGGAAAGATTTTACGTTTTTCGGGAAATGGCATTTTGACAACTACGTAGTTTATCAAAAGTCAGATTTTAACAATGTTTTATTAACTCCGGAGCTCTATACCTGGCATAGTTTCTATTATAACACAAACGTGGTAAAGGTGATCAACTTAAATGCAGGCTTCGATGTGAGGTTTAATACGCCTTTTGTGGCGCCGTCTTACGCAATTAACATAGGTCAGTTTTATTTGCCATATTATGATGGAACAGACGTTCAGCCTATTGAGTTCTCGACCTATCCGATAGTAGATGTTTGGGTTACAGCGACTTTGAAACGAACAAATTTTTTTCTGCGTTATGATTATGCCAATCAAGGGCTCTTCTCAAAAGGCTATTATACGGTGAGGCGCTACCCAATGGCTCCAGCTAGCCTTAGGTTTGGATTGAGCTGGAAATTTTACGACTAG
- a CDS encoding purine-nucleoside phosphorylase, whose amino-acid sequence MYGTLTETVNFIQQKIGGFKPTVGIILGTGLGGLVSDIEVAHQLMYSHIPNFPVSTLEFHSGKLIFGLLNGKPVVAMQGRLHYYEGYSMQEITFPVRVLKLLGIEKLFVSNASGSLNPAVKKGDLLFIDDHINLLPDNPLRGANDEELGPRFPDMSRPYDSKMIEQAVKIAQEHNIVAHSGVYVSAPGPNLETRAEYKYMRIIGGDVVGMSTVPEVIVANHMGLSVFAVSVVTDEGFHEDLEPVAIADIISVARAAEPKMTVILKELIALP is encoded by the coding sequence ATGTACGGAACTTTGACTGAAACAGTAAACTTTATTCAGCAAAAGATAGGTGGGTTTAAACCTACCGTTGGTATTATTTTAGGAACCGGCTTGGGAGGATTGGTTAGTGATATAGAGGTTGCGCATCAATTGATGTATTCTCATATACCGAACTTTCCTGTTTCAACGCTGGAGTTTCATTCGGGAAAATTAATTTTTGGTTTACTTAATGGGAAGCCAGTTGTAGCTATGCAGGGAAGGTTACATTATTATGAAGGGTATAGCATGCAGGAAATTACGTTTCCCGTTCGCGTATTAAAGCTTTTAGGCATCGAGAAACTGTTTGTGTCAAATGCTTCAGGATCATTAAATCCTGCGGTCAAAAAGGGTGACCTGTTATTTATTGATGATCATATTAACCTGTTACCAGATAATCCACTAAGGGGAGCGAACGATGAAGAATTGGGGCCACGGTTTCCGGATATGAGTAGGCCATACGATAGCAAAATGATCGAACAGGCAGTAAAAATTGCTCAAGAACATAACATTGTTGCCCACAGTGGCGTTTATGTTTCGGCGCCTGGCCCGAACTTAGAAACTAGAGCAGAATATAAATATATGCGAATTATAGGTGGAGACGTAGTTGGAATGAGTACAGTTCCGGAAGTGATCGTCGCTAATCATATGGGACTGTCGGTTTTTGCGGTTTCAGTAGTAACAGACGAAGGTTTTCATGAAGATTTAGAACCTGTTGCAATAGCCGACATTATTTCCGTAGCCAGAGCCGCAGAACCAAAGATGACCGTTATTCTAAAAGAATTAATAGCTTTGCCGTAA